GAGATTACGGCGTAAATGCTGTTATCACTAATTACCCCGAAAAGGCTGTCAAACTCTATTCACGCAACTAACACAGGGAGAAAACATGGACAATTCAATCAAGTTTCTCGGAGAAGATGATTTCCTCTCCGCAATGGAAAACGAAAACAAAAAATGGCGCAAAGAGCACGTCACAAGAGGAACGCTCACAAGCTTTGACGGAACCAGACTTAACTACTACATTGCTACTCCCAAAGAGCCCAGGGGAAGTATTACGATAGTCCACGGAATGGGCGAATTCTGGGGAAAATATCACGAATATGCCTGGTATTTATATCAGGCAGGCTACAAGGTATTTTTCATGGAACTAAGAGGCCATGGATACTCAGAGGGTAAAGTTTCAGACCCGCAGCTCATCTATATCGATGACTACAATACCTACGCTGAGGATCTTCTTAGTTTTGTTGAAACAGTGGTAGTTCCTGAAAGTGACGGCCTTGATATGAAGCTGATATGTCATTCAATGGGAGGCGCAATATCTGTGCTCTTTTTGGAAAAGCATCCCCAATACTTCAAATCAGCAATCCTGAATTCACCGATGCTCAAGATGAAAGCAGAAAAAAATCTATCGCCATTTGTCATTTTCTTTCTAAAACTATATGGAAAGATCTTCAGGAAGGAAAAGAGTATTGCTCCAAACCAGAAGCGTTTTGACCAGAACACGACTTTAGAAAACAGCAGTGCCAAATCAAGGTCCCGTTTTGAATATCAGCTCGCTCTTCGCAAGAAAGATGAACATTATCAGACCACAGGAGCCACTCTTGGCTGGGCACTTGCAAGCGTCAAAGTCACGAAGGACATTTTCAAACATATCAATAATATAAAAATACCGATAGATATCTTTACAGCAGGCCAGGATCATTTGATTAACCCTGCAGGCTATGATATGTTTAAAGAGATGCTTCCCCAAACCAGAATTCACGCCTATAATGAGTCAAGGCATGAAATATTCAATGCGGACGAAGCCACTCGCAAACGCTATTACACTGAAGTTCTTGAGGTTCTAAATGGCAAATAATTCCATGGACAATTCCAGAAAAGAATTTGTAACCGCCTCCGGTAGGCGGTTCATTTCTGATGTTCAAAAAGATTTTCACTATACTTCTTTTGAGACCAAGAAGATTCTCAAAGAATACTCTCCTGAAAGCAGCAGCCCTGCTCTATACAAAAAGACATCCGTTGTCAATCTCGAACCGCACGTTACTCTAAATCATGATAAATTATCTATAAATTTTAACATATACTCTGGTACCACAGGACACAGTTATGTCCTCAAAGACGTGGCTGCTCTTCTTTCTGCCATAGACGAAAGGGAGATTGTAAGCTACGGTAAGCATCTTGAATTTACCCATGATCTGTCTGCTTTTTCAGAAGAATCACAGAAAATCATTTCTTTTTTGAAAGACTTCTTTAGAGGAAAGCAACTTGGCGATGCCTTTTCTGCGTACTCATCTTCTGCATATTCATATGGCAAGGGCCATAACAAAGAGCTTGAGCTTACCGGTCACGAGATCGATGAGTTCTTTTCGGCTGTCAGTTCAATTTACTTTATAAATACAGATTTCAGATCCCGCTACACTGAGGAAAGGCCTGTAGATATCGTCTATTCTTTTCCTCCAATAGATCTCCATATAGAAAAGACAGCAAATGGCATAAATTTTGAGGCCAGCTCTTTTACCATGTTTGAAGGCTATTCAAACATCTATTTTGAGCGCAGACGTAAAATTCATGTTATTCCCAGAAAAGAATGTGAAGACATCTTCCCATTCCTCAAGTTTCTGTCTGCACGAAGGACAGAAAACGAACTGTTTATTTCCAATAAAGATCTGCCTCTTTTCTCATCAGGTCTTTACCCAATCCTTGAAGAATACTTCAATGTCAGCAACGACGGATTTTATCCATCCAAGTATTCACCTGACATTCCTAAGTTTAAAATATACATTGATATGCCTGATCTCGTTACAATAACTTGTGATATACAGGCAATTTACCATGAAGGCAAACCCTCTGAAACTACCGTGCGTTTGTTTGAAAACAGTGATGGTTCGTCAGGTAATAACGGCCAAGAAAACGAATCAGAAGTTATTATAAAAAGAAATTATTATCAGGAGAGTTCCATTATAAAGCTTGTAAGTCAACATTTCGATGAGCTCGATGACAAGAAGGGGCTCCTGATCCTTAGTGGTTCTTCAGACAACGAAGATAAGCTGTTTGCATTTATAGCAGATGATATTCCTAAGCTTGCAAGGCTTTGCGATGTCTATCTCTCAGATGCGATCAAATCCGTTAATATAAGTTCTGCTCCGACAGTCAACATGGGCATTTCTGTTGTCTCTGATCTTTTGGAATTATCAATAGTTCCTCAGGAAATAACTGCTGCAGAGCTAAATAACATTCTTGGAAGATACAGACTAAAGAAAAAGTACTATAGACTCTCATCCGGGGATATTATTGACCTTCAGACCAGGGAGATGGATCTGTTATACAGCCTTAACGAAGGGCTGGGCCTTAGTCCAAAGGATATTCTGGCAGGCCATATTTCTATTCCGAAGTACAGGGCTCTTTTCCTAAACGAGCTTACAGATGACAACGCCATTATAAGCGGTACAACTATTGATAAATCCAAGGATTTTAAAGATCTTGTCAAGTCTTATGCTACGACCGGTGACAAGCTGTTTACTGTTCCCAAGTCTCTGGACAAGGTCATGCGCGATTATCAGAAGGATGGCTTTATATGGCTCAGAACTCTACGGCACAATGGCTTTGGCGGAATACTTGCTGATGATATGGGTCTTGGCAAGACTCTGCAGGTACTCTCTCTCCTTCTTAGTATCAAAGAGGAGACTGACCGAAACAAAAAGCCAAACCGGTGTAGTTTAGTTGTTTGCCCTGCATCACTTGTATACAACTGGCAGCATGAAATAAAGAGATTTACACCACATCTTAAATGCGAACTTGCCGTAGGAATAAAAGCAGACAGAGTAAGAGTTACTTCTGAAATTGAAGAAGAAAAAACTGATGTCATAATCACGTCTTATGATCTTCTAAGACGTGACATTGATCTGTACAAATATCTGGAATTTGACTGCCAGATCATAGATGAGGCTCAGTTTATCAAGAATCCTACCACTCAGGTAGCCAAGGCTGTTAAGAGCATTCATGCTTCCTTTAAGGTAGCACTTACCGGTACTCCTATAGAGAACAGATTAAGCGAGCTCTGGAGTATCTTTGATTATTGTATGCCCGGATATTTGTTTAATTACAGACACTTCAAGGAAGCAATTGAGTCTCCGGCAATTCTCGATGGTGACGAAGAAGCCATGAGGCGCCTAAAGAGAATGATCTCACCTTTCATATTAAGAAGGCTCAAAAAAGATGTATTAAAGGATCTTCCGGACAAGCTTGAAGAAAACATTTATGCTCCAATGGCCAAGGAGCAGGAAGAACTGTACAAGGCTCATTTGCAGCGCATCAAGCTCATGGTAGATTCCAAGAACGAAGAGGACTTCAGACGCGATCGTATCATGATCCTGTCAGAGCTCACAAGGCTTCGCCAGCTCTGCTGTGATCCGGGACTTATTTATGATAATTACACCGGCGGAAGTGCCAAGGCAGATCTGTGCCTTGAAATGATCAGAAGTGCCGCAGAAAGTGGACACAAGGTCCTGCTCTTCTCGCAGTTTACTTCAATGCTCGAGAGACTAACCGCAATTTTGAAAAAAGAAGGAATCAAG
The sequence above is a segment of the Butyrivibrio proteoclasticus B316 genome. Coding sequences within it:
- a CDS encoding alpha/beta fold hydrolase gives rise to the protein MDNSIKFLGEDDFLSAMENENKKWRKEHVTRGTLTSFDGTRLNYYIATPKEPRGSITIVHGMGEFWGKYHEYAWYLYQAGYKVFFMELRGHGYSEGKVSDPQLIYIDDYNTYAEDLLSFVETVVVPESDGLDMKLICHSMGGAISVLFLEKHPQYFKSAILNSPMLKMKAEKNLSPFVIFFLKLYGKIFRKEKSIAPNQKRFDQNTTLENSSAKSRSRFEYQLALRKKDEHYQTTGATLGWALASVKVTKDIFKHINNIKIPIDIFTAGQDHLINPAGYDMFKEMLPQTRIHAYNESRHEIFNADEATRKRYYTEVLEVLNGK
- a CDS encoding DEAD/DEAH box helicase yields the protein MANNSMDNSRKEFVTASGRRFISDVQKDFHYTSFETKKILKEYSPESSSPALYKKTSVVNLEPHVTLNHDKLSINFNIYSGTTGHSYVLKDVAALLSAIDEREIVSYGKHLEFTHDLSAFSEESQKIISFLKDFFRGKQLGDAFSAYSSSAYSYGKGHNKELELTGHEIDEFFSAVSSIYFINTDFRSRYTEERPVDIVYSFPPIDLHIEKTANGINFEASSFTMFEGYSNIYFERRRKIHVIPRKECEDIFPFLKFLSARRTENELFISNKDLPLFSSGLYPILEEYFNVSNDGFYPSKYSPDIPKFKIYIDMPDLVTITCDIQAIYHEGKPSETTVRLFENSDGSSGNNGQENESEVIIKRNYYQESSIIKLVSQHFDELDDKKGLLILSGSSDNEDKLFAFIADDIPKLARLCDVYLSDAIKSVNISSAPTVNMGISVVSDLLELSIVPQEITAAELNNILGRYRLKKKYYRLSSGDIIDLQTREMDLLYSLNEGLGLSPKDILAGHISIPKYRALFLNELTDDNAIISGTTIDKSKDFKDLVKSYATTGDKLFTVPKSLDKVMRDYQKDGFIWLRTLRHNGFGGILADDMGLGKTLQVLSLLLSIKEETDRNKKPNRCSLVVCPASLVYNWQHEIKRFTPHLKCELAVGIKADRVRVTSEIEEEKTDVIITSYDLLRRDIDLYKYLEFDCQIIDEAQFIKNPTTQVAKAVKSIHASFKVALTGTPIENRLSELWSIFDYCMPGYLFNYRHFKEAIESPAILDGDEEAMRRLKRMISPFILRRLKKDVLKDLPDKLEENIYAPMAKEQEELYKAHLQRIKLMVDSKNEEDFRRDRIMILSELTRLRQLCCDPGLIYDNYTGGSAKADLCLEMIRSAAESGHKVLLFSQFTSMLERLTAILKKEGIKHYLLTGSTQKEDRIRMVDAFQEDDTPVFCISLKAGGTGLNLTAADIVIHYDHWWNIAVENQATDRAHRIGQKNVVTVYRLIMQNTIEERIILLQNKKKELADQLLNTDSLRNPTLSKEELLELLR